A genomic stretch from Sphingomonas faeni includes:
- the tldD gene encoding metalloprotease TldD → MTIAADPRSFLYRDTLDPEQAQALTAKALGKADDGELYLQYRKAEAFGFDDGRLKTASYDTSSGFGLRAVSGEMTAFAHSNEMTPAAIRRAAETMALIEPGVAAKAGPPQGTNQRRYTAADPLDLVPFADKVNLCQTIDAAARARDPRVAQVSVSLSGTWSVVEIVRADGFVATDVRPLVRLNVSIVAEQNGRRETGSYGIGGRYLYNDLFEPATYNRAIDEALSQALVNLDSIAAPAGEMTVLLGNGWPGILLHEAIGHGLEGDFNRKGTSAFSGRIGERVAAEGVTVADDGSLQDRRGSLTIDDEGTPTRETVLIENGILKGYMQDRLNARLMGVEATGNGRRESYAHAPMPRMTNTFMKAGNDDPAELLSRVKKGIFAKAFGGGQVDIVSGKFVFSCTEAYLIEDGKLGAPIKGATLIGDGPSSLTKVRGIGNDFALDEGIGICGKGGQSVPAGVGQPTLLVDGLTVGGTAA, encoded by the coding sequence ATGACGATAGCAGCAGACCCCCGTTCGTTCCTCTACCGCGATACCCTGGACCCCGAACAGGCGCAGGCGCTGACCGCCAAGGCGCTCGGCAAGGCCGATGACGGCGAGCTGTATCTCCAGTATCGGAAGGCCGAGGCGTTCGGGTTCGACGACGGCCGGCTGAAGACCGCGTCCTACGATACGAGCTCGGGCTTTGGCCTGCGCGCGGTATCGGGAGAGATGACCGCATTCGCGCATTCGAACGAGATGACGCCCGCCGCGATCCGTCGCGCCGCCGAGACCATGGCGTTGATCGAGCCGGGCGTGGCCGCGAAGGCCGGTCCGCCGCAGGGCACTAACCAGCGCCGCTATACCGCTGCCGATCCGCTCGATCTCGTGCCGTTCGCAGACAAGGTTAATCTATGCCAGACGATAGACGCTGCTGCGCGCGCCCGCGATCCGCGGGTTGCGCAGGTGTCGGTCAGCTTGTCGGGAACATGGTCCGTCGTCGAGATCGTCCGCGCGGATGGTTTCGTCGCGACTGACGTTCGGCCCCTGGTTCGGCTCAACGTTTCGATAGTCGCCGAGCAGAACGGTCGGCGCGAGACCGGCAGCTACGGGATCGGCGGGCGCTATCTCTATAACGACCTTTTCGAGCCGGCCACATACAACCGGGCAATCGACGAGGCTCTGTCGCAGGCATTGGTGAATCTGGACTCGATCGCCGCGCCGGCGGGCGAGATGACCGTGCTGCTCGGCAATGGCTGGCCGGGCATCCTGCTGCACGAGGCGATCGGTCATGGGCTCGAGGGCGATTTCAACCGCAAGGGCACGTCGGCGTTCTCCGGGAGAATCGGCGAGCGGGTCGCGGCCGAGGGCGTGACCGTGGCCGACGATGGCTCGCTGCAGGATCGCCGCGGGTCGCTGACGATCGACGACGAGGGCACGCCGACGCGCGAAACCGTCCTGATCGAGAACGGCATTCTCAAGGGCTATATGCAGGATCGCCTGAACGCACGCCTTATGGGCGTGGAGGCGACCGGCAATGGCCGTCGCGAGAGCTACGCGCATGCGCCGATGCCGCGAATGACCAACACCTTCATGAAGGCCGGCAATGACGATCCCGCGGAACTTTTGTCGCGCGTCAAGAAGGGCATCTTCGCCAAGGCTTTCGGCGGCGGGCAGGTCGACATCGTGTCGGGCAAGTTCGTGTTCAGCTGCACCGAGGCGTATCTTATCGAGGACGGCAAGCTCGGCGCGCCGATCAAGGGCGCGACGCTGATCGGCGACGGCCCAAGTTCGCTGACCAAAGTGCGCGGGATCGGCAACGATTTCGCGCTCGACGAGGGTATCGGGATCTGCGGCAAGGGCGGGCAGTCGGTGCCGGCAGGCGTTGGGCAGCCGACGTTGCTGGTCGACGGGCTTACGGTCGGGGGGACGGCGGCTTAG
- a CDS encoding zinc-finger domain-containing protein: MHPPLETTRVTHARVACDGATDIPGGAALGHPRVWLQINETGYVDCGYCDRRFILVGGPADGADQSTLRDHGDGAGR, translated from the coding sequence ATGCATCCGCCGCTCGAAACCACCCGCGTCACCCACGCCCGCGTCGCCTGTGACGGCGCCACCGACATTCCCGGCGGTGCGGCACTCGGCCACCCACGCGTCTGGTTGCAGATCAACGAGACCGGCTATGTCGATTGCGGCTATTGCGACCGGCGATTCATCCTCGTCGGCGGTCCTGCCGACGGCGCGGACCAGTCCACATTGCGCGATCACGGGGATGGCGCGGGGCGCTAA
- a CDS encoding ABC transporter ATP-binding protein: MTEAAIAISNLCKTYAGGKRALDGITFDVPRGQIFGLLGPNGAGKSTLINILAGLVNKTDGSAAIWGFDIDEHPRNAKASIGIVNQEILFDPFFSPFETLEIQAGLYGVPKAKRRTMELLSAVHLEDKAHAYARTLSGGMKRRLMVAKAMVHSPPVLVLDEPTAGVDIELRQQLWTYVRSLNQAGVTVVLTTHYLEEAEELCDRIAIINNGRLIANEPTRELVGKAQEKIVAVTVDRDVTDIPANACFQKITLKGNRTLEITYKKDRVNAGEVLAAIQSGGFGIVDVSTKEPDLEDVFLSLTRAANA, from the coding sequence ATGACCGAAGCTGCGATCGCCATCTCGAATCTTTGCAAAACCTATGCGGGCGGCAAGCGCGCGCTGGACGGCATCACGTTCGACGTGCCCCGCGGCCAGATCTTCGGCCTGCTCGGACCCAATGGCGCAGGCAAGTCGACGCTGATCAACATCCTTGCCGGCCTGGTCAACAAGACCGACGGCAGCGCCGCGATCTGGGGCTTCGACATCGACGAGCACCCGCGCAACGCGAAGGCGTCGATCGGTATCGTCAACCAGGAGATCCTGTTCGACCCCTTCTTCTCGCCGTTCGAGACGCTGGAGATCCAGGCCGGGCTCTACGGCGTCCCCAAGGCGAAACGCCGGACGATGGAACTGCTCAGCGCGGTGCATCTGGAGGACAAGGCGCATGCTTATGCACGTACGCTGTCGGGCGGCATGAAGCGCCGCCTGATGGTGGCAAAGGCCATGGTCCACTCCCCTCCCGTCCTCGTCCTCGACGAGCCGACCGCTGGCGTCGACATCGAACTCCGCCAGCAGCTATGGACCTATGTCCGCAGCCTCAACCAAGCCGGCGTAACAGTGGTCCTCACCACGCATTATCTCGAGGAAGCCGAAGAACTCTGCGACCGGATCGCGATCATCAACAACGGCCGCCTGATCGCCAACGAGCCGACGCGAGAACTGGTCGGCAAGGCGCAGGAAAAGATCGTCGCCGTCACCGTCGACCGCGACGTGACCGATATCCCCGCCAACGCCTGCTTCCAGAAGATCACGCTCAAAGGCAATCGTACGCTGGAAATCACCTATAAAAAGGACCGCGTGAACGCCGGCGAAGTCCTGGCCGCGATCCAGTCCGGCGGCTTCGGCATCGTCGACGTCTCGACCAAGGAGCCCGACCTGGAAGACGTCTTCCTCAGCCTGACCCGCGCCGCCAACGCATGA
- the nadB gene encoding L-aspartate oxidase, whose protein sequence is MTSDILIVGSGAAGLTAALNLADRFKVTVLAKGALNEGSTAWAQGGIAAVLEPGDTFENHVEDTMVAGAGLNDRAVVEMVVEGAPAAIERLTHLGVPFETEGNALHLTREGGHSHRRIVHVADATGWAVQEALQKAAEAHPNITLVPDQIAIDLATGRHEERYSGAGNVWGVYAVDRKTERVALYTARATILATGGAGRTYLFSTAPRGATGDGIAMAWRAGARVSNMEMMQFHPTCLYNLEVKNFLITEAVRGEGGRLINPSTGKRFMTYYDPARMELAPRDIVARAIDAEIKRYGLDYVHLDISHMPAEFIRHHFPNIHEKLLTVGIDMTTQPIPVVPAQHYTCGGIVIDEHGKTDLPGLYAAGECTESGLHGANRLASNSLLECFVFGEAAADNIAANWDKLPPPPPIRPWDESRVTDSDEEVVIKQTWTEIRRFMWNYVGIVRTTKRLERAKHRIELLNDEVAEYYQHFRVTPDLIELRNLLQTAELIVRSALHRHESRGLHFTLDYPDTLPDAVDTVLVP, encoded by the coding sequence ATGACGAGCGACATCCTGATCGTCGGCTCGGGCGCTGCAGGGCTGACCGCGGCGCTCAACCTCGCCGACCGCTTCAAGGTCACGGTGCTAGCGAAGGGCGCGCTCAACGAAGGCTCGACCGCCTGGGCGCAGGGCGGGATCGCCGCCGTTCTCGAACCCGGCGACACGTTCGAGAACCATGTCGAGGACACGATGGTCGCCGGTGCCGGTCTCAACGACCGCGCGGTCGTCGAGATGGTTGTCGAGGGCGCCCCCGCCGCGATCGAGCGCCTGACACATCTGGGCGTGCCCTTCGAGACCGAAGGCAACGCGCTGCACCTGACCCGCGAAGGTGGCCACAGTCATCGCCGCATTGTCCACGTCGCCGACGCGACCGGCTGGGCTGTACAGGAAGCGTTGCAGAAGGCCGCGGAAGCGCACCCGAATATCACGCTGGTTCCCGACCAGATCGCGATCGACCTCGCCACCGGCCGTCACGAGGAACGCTATTCGGGTGCCGGCAACGTCTGGGGGGTCTACGCGGTCGACCGCAAGACCGAGCGCGTGGCCCTCTACACCGCGCGAGCGACGATCCTCGCGACCGGCGGCGCCGGCCGCACCTATCTGTTCTCGACCGCACCGCGCGGCGCGACCGGTGACGGCATCGCGATGGCGTGGCGCGCCGGCGCCCGGGTCTCCAACATGGAGATGATGCAGTTCCACCCGACCTGCCTCTACAATCTCGAGGTCAAGAATTTCCTGATCACAGAGGCGGTGCGCGGAGAAGGCGGGCGATTGATCAACCCATCGACCGGCAAGCGCTTCATGACCTATTACGACCCCGCTCGTATGGAGCTCGCGCCGCGCGATATCGTCGCGCGCGCGATCGATGCCGAGATCAAGCGCTACGGCCTCGATTACGTCCATCTCGACATCAGCCACATGCCCGCCGAGTTCATCCGCCACCACTTCCCGAACATCCACGAAAAGCTGCTGACGGTCGGCATCGACATGACGACCCAGCCGATTCCAGTCGTCCCCGCGCAGCATTACACGTGCGGCGGCATCGTCATCGACGAACACGGCAAGACCGACCTCCCCGGCCTGTACGCGGCGGGCGAGTGCACCGAATCCGGCCTGCACGGCGCCAACCGCCTCGCGTCCAACTCGCTGCTCGAATGCTTCGTGTTCGGCGAAGCGGCGGCGGACAACATCGCCGCGAACTGGGACAAGCTTCCCCCGCCCCCGCCAATCCGCCCCTGGGACGAAAGTCGTGTCACCGATTCGGACGAAGAGGTCGTGATCAAACAGACCTGGACCGAAATCCGACGCTTCATGTGGAATTACGTCGGCATCGTCCGCACCACCAAGCGGCTCGAACGCGCCAAGCACCGCATCGAATTGCTTAACGACGAAGTCGCGGAATATTACCAGCATTTCCGCGTCACGCCCGACCTGATCGAGCTCCGCAACCTGCTCCAGACCGCCGAGCTGATCGTCCGGTCCGCGTTGCACCGGCATGAAAGCCGCGGGCTGCATTTCACGCTCGATTATCCCGATACGCTGCCCGACGCGGTCGATACGGTTCTCGTTCCCTGA